From Dasypus novemcinctus isolate mDasNov1 chromosome 19, mDasNov1.1.hap2, whole genome shotgun sequence, a single genomic window includes:
- the MMAB gene encoding corrinoid adenosyltransferase MMAB isoform X1 yields the protein MAAWVLGGRLGLPGCLRPGRPLYRRFQSRGPEGVKDRDRPQVSSKTTKIPKIYTRTGDKGFSSTFTGERRPKDDQVFEAVGTTDELSSAIGFAMELTAEKGHAFAEELQKIQCALQDVGAALATPSSSAREAHLKRTAFEEGPTLELEQWIDKYSSQLPPLTAFILPSGGKSSSALHFCRAVCRRAERRVVPLVQMGETDVNVAKFLNRLSDYLFTVARYAAMREGNQEKIYKKNHRLD from the exons ATGGCTGCGTGGGTTCTGGGAGGCCGCCTTGGCCTGCCCGGATGTCTCCGCCCAGGCAGGCCCCTGTATCGCCGTTTCCAGAGCCGCGGTCCCGAGGGCGTGAAAGACAGGGATAG GCCACAGGTTTCCTCGAAGACAACCAAGATCCCCAAGATTTACACCAGAACAGGAGACAAAG GGTTCTCTAGCACCTTCACTGGAGAAAGGAGACCTAAAGATGACCAAGTGTTTGAAGCTGTGGGAACAACAGATGAATTAAGCTCAGCTATTGG GTTCGCTATGGAATTAACTGCAGAAAAAGGCCACGCATTTGCTGAAGAGCTCCAGAAA ATCCAGTGCGCGCTGCAGGACGTGGGCGCCGCCCTCGCCACACCCAGCTCCTCGGCCAGGGAGGCCCACTTAA AGCGCACGGCCTTCGAGGAGGGGCCCACCCTGGAGCTGGAGCAGTGGATCGACAAGTACTCCAGCCAGCTCCCTCCTCTGACAGCTTTCATTCTGCCT TCGGGAGGCAAGAGCAGCTCGGCGCTGCACTTCTGCCGGGCCGTGTGCCGCCGTGCTGAGAGACG CGTGGTGCCTCTGGTCCAGATGGGAGAGACAGACGTAAACGTGGCCAAGTTCTTAAACAG actCAGCGATTATCTCTTCACAGTAGCCAGATATGCGGCCATGAGGGAagggaatcaagaaaaaatatacaagaaaaacCACCGATTGGACTGA
- the MMAB gene encoding corrinoid adenosyltransferase MMAB isoform X2: MAAWVLGGRLGLPGCLRPGRPLYRRFQSRGPEGVKDRDRPQVSSKTTKIPKIYTRTGDKGFSSTFTGERRPKDDQVFEAVGTTDELSSAIGFAMELTAEKGHAFAEELQKIQCALQDVGAALATPSSSAREAHLKRTAFEEGPTLELEQWIDKYSSQLPPLTAFILPSGGKSSSALHFCRAVCRRAERRLSDYLFTVARYAAMREGNQEKIYKKNHRLD; this comes from the exons ATGGCTGCGTGGGTTCTGGGAGGCCGCCTTGGCCTGCCCGGATGTCTCCGCCCAGGCAGGCCCCTGTATCGCCGTTTCCAGAGCCGCGGTCCCGAGGGCGTGAAAGACAGGGATAG GCCACAGGTTTCCTCGAAGACAACCAAGATCCCCAAGATTTACACCAGAACAGGAGACAAAG GGTTCTCTAGCACCTTCACTGGAGAAAGGAGACCTAAAGATGACCAAGTGTTTGAAGCTGTGGGAACAACAGATGAATTAAGCTCAGCTATTGG GTTCGCTATGGAATTAACTGCAGAAAAAGGCCACGCATTTGCTGAAGAGCTCCAGAAA ATCCAGTGCGCGCTGCAGGACGTGGGCGCCGCCCTCGCCACACCCAGCTCCTCGGCCAGGGAGGCCCACTTAA AGCGCACGGCCTTCGAGGAGGGGCCCACCCTGGAGCTGGAGCAGTGGATCGACAAGTACTCCAGCCAGCTCCCTCCTCTGACAGCTTTCATTCTGCCT TCGGGAGGCAAGAGCAGCTCGGCGCTGCACTTCTGCCGGGCCGTGTGCCGCCGTGCTGAGAGACG actCAGCGATTATCTCTTCACAGTAGCCAGATATGCGGCCATGAGGGAagggaatcaagaaaaaatatacaagaaaaacCACCGATTGGACTGA